In Triticum aestivum cultivar Chinese Spring chromosome 5B, IWGSC CS RefSeq v2.1, whole genome shotgun sequence, the following proteins share a genomic window:
- the LOC123117678 gene encoding uncharacterized protein — protein MAGSRRRRRRGRALLRQQGTEPSPAEDAALSSREVTTVESPCHASASTFLPLPGPYVCADLLDSLLHEIIALFNSFQDFLAFIGTCHSWRTAVSTFPSVYTFSFPPLHFKPDGPYVHPHSGDIKPILLSNCRWQLSDPTKKNLSLVCSVPENSPNAMHYLGCSYGYLIFSDEEHCLLVDVYTGTNVKPPKLPPNNNLGYFCGIGILTAPLISANSRLLLFSRASMFEWQVGTNSWSEHPLDLGRERIYQIVFFKGDIFAIDALMRLHAIHLTPRFSMREVPIQWEFLPNNSWLVVCGDMLLMVAQRLNSGGLDGSSFKVFRLDFTVEPAKWVKVEKLENIALFVSLDRRDPTFSCMSPERWGGKSNCIYFAKLSEDPDETWTSAELGQLVPENAIHPMFYGMSFPPDCGLLSNQWVFPSLIYGSG, from the exons ATGGCCggaagccgtcgccgccgccgccgcggaagaGCGCTGCTGCGGCAGCAGGGCACCGAACCCTCGCCGGCGGAAGACGCCGCTCTCAGCTCCAG AGAAGTTACTACTGTGGAGAGTCCCTGCCATGCCTCAGCCTCTACCTTTTTGCCTTTGCCTGGACCTTATGTTTGTGCGGATCTCCTGGACAGCCTGCTTCATGAAATTATTGCTCTCTTTAACTCATTCCAAGACTTTCTTGCTTTCATTGGCACCTGCCACTCATGGCGCACTGCAGTCTCTACCTTTCCCTCTGTGTATACATTCAGCTTCCCGCCACTCCATTTCAAACCAGATGGTCCATATGTTCATCCACATAGTGGGGATATCAAGCCCATCCTTTTATCTAATTGCAGATGGCAGCTCAGTGATCCTACCAAGAAAAACCTATCCCTTGTGTGCTCAGTGCCTGAAAATAGTCCAAATGCAATGCACTATTTGGGCTGCTCATATGGGTATCTTATCTTCTCCGACGAGGAGCACTGCCTCCTTGTGGATGTGTACACTGGTACCAATGTGAAGCCCCCCAAACTCCCACCCAACAACAATCTTGGATACTTTTGTGGCATAGGCATCCTTACGGCTCCATTAATTTCAGCCAACTCTCGCCTCCTCCTTTTCTCGAGGGCTTCCATGTTCGAGTGGCAGGTTGGAACAAACTCCTGGTCAGAGCACCCTCTTGATCTTGGCCGCGAACGCATCTATCAAATTGTGTTCTTCAAAGGTGATATCTTTGCCATAGATGCTCTTATGAGGCTCCACGCTATACACTTGACACCTCGGTTCAGCATGCGAGAAGTACCAATTCAATGGGAATTCCTGCCTAATAACTCATGGTTGGTGGTCTGTGGTGACATGCTTCTCATGGTTGCCCAAAGGTTAAACTCTGGCGGATTGGATGGCTCATCCTTTAAGGTCTTTCGACTCGACTTCACTGTTGAACCAGCTAAGTGGGTGAAGGTGGAGAAGTTGGAAAATATTGCCCTGTTTGTTAGCCTTGATAGGAGGGATCCTACATTTTCTTGCATGAGCCCAGAAAGATGGGGAGGAAAGAGTAACTGCATTTATTTTGCAAAGCTATCTGAAGATCCTGATGAAACTTGGACTTCTGCTGAGCTTGGTCAGCTAGTGCCGGAGAACGCAATTCACCCCATGTTCTATGGTATGTCATTCCCTCCCGACTGCGGTCTACTGAGTAACCAATGGGTGTTCCCCAGTTTAATTTATGGTTCTGGCTAG